Genomic segment of Acidimicrobiales bacterium:
TCGCGGGAGGCCGGGTCGAGGAAGAACCAGCGGGGGAAGCTCGGCGTGGGCTGCCGGCCGAGCGGGCCCAGGAGCGCCCGGGCGGCGGGGGTGGCCGCGATCACCTCCAGGCGCGGCGACATCAGGTAGGCGGGCTTGGGTGCCAGCGCCTCCAGCGCCTCGACCGCCGTGCCCACCGCGGCCGTCGGCGACGGTGGCGGCGCGGCGATGCCGGCCAGAAGGCGCAGGTGGGCGTGGGCCGTCCGGTCGAGTCGCAGCGCCCGGGCCAGGGCGTCGAGCACCTCGGTGGACGGGCGGGACGACCGGCCCTGCTCCAGGCGGATCAGGTACTCCACGCTGACGCCCGCCAGGCTGGCGACCTCCTCGCGCCGCAGCCCGGGGGTCCGACGGCGCCCGTTCACGGGCAGGCCCAGGTCGGACGGATCGACCCGAGCGCGGCGGGCCCGCAGGAAGGCTCCCAGGCTGCTGTCGACGTCGGCCATCCCCGTCAGTGTGCCCGGCCGACGGCGCAGCGGCCTGTCCCTGCGATTACCACCTACGAGCCGACCTGGTTGGGCCCGGCCGTCGCCCGCACGATCGACGGGATGACCGAAACCCACACCCAGAACCGCACCGACGCCTCCACCCGCCCCCTCGCCGGGCGCGTCGCCTTCGTCACCGGCGCGTCCAGCGGCATCGGCGAGGCCGTCGCTCGACAGCTGGCCGACGCCGGGGCACTCGTGGCCGCGGTCGCCCGCCGGGCCGACCGCCTCGCCGACCTCGGCGACGGCGTCACTCCCGTGCCGGTGGACGTGACCGACCCCCAAGCCGTCGCCGCCGCCGTCGAGCGGGTCGTCGACGAGCTGGGCCCTCCCGACCTGGTGGTGGCCAGCGCCGGCGTGATGCTCCCCAGCGACGTGGAGGACACCCGCCTCGACCTGTGGCAGCGCACCATCGACGTCAACCTCACCGGCATCGCCGCCACGCTGGCCGCCACCGTGCCCCACCTCATCGCCGCCGCGGCCGAAGGGCGGACGGCCGACCTGGTGCTGGTGTCGTCCGTGGGCGACCGGCTGGCCTTCCCCGGCTACGCCTTCTACAGCGCCAGCAAGGCCGCGGTGACGAAGCTGTGCCACGACCTGCACCTGGACCTGGCGCCCTTCGGCGTCCGCACCCTCAACCTGCGGCCCGGCCTGGTGGCCAGCGAGCTCCAGACCAACGTGACCGACGCCGGCCGCCGGGAGGCCCTGCTCCAGTGGCTGGAGGAGATCACCGCCCTCGAGCCCGACGACGTCGCGGGACCTCTGGTGGCGGCGCTGTCCCTGCCCCGCCACGTGTGCATATCGGAGCTGACGATCGTGCCGACCGCCCAGGTCGACTCGCTCTGAGCGATCTGCAGAGCGGGGCTCAGCGACCCCGGCGCTTGCGGCTCGCCGCCATGTTCTCCCGGATGGTGGCGCGGCGGGCCATCAGGTCTCGATGGGTGATGGATTCCGTGGAGGAGTCGACCCCGAAGCTGGCCTTGACCCCCGTGAGGTCGACCTCGACCGTGCGGGGGTCGATGCCCACCTCCGCGGTGATGCGGTCGCCGTGACGGGTGGCGAAGTACATCGACAGCTCGGCGATCTCGCCGAAGAGGTCGAGGTCGGGGGCGAGCCGGCCGATGGCCGCGTCGAGGAACATCATGTTCTTCACGAACAGCATGAGCTCCTTCGGGAACTTCGCTCCCAGGCCCAGCAGCGCCTTCATGACCTGCTGGATCTCGCCGACGAGCTGCTCA
This window contains:
- a CDS encoding SDR family oxidoreductase, whose protein sequence is MTETHTQNRTDASTRPLAGRVAFVTGASSGIGEAVARQLADAGALVAAVARRADRLADLGDGVTPVPVDVTDPQAVAAAVERVVDELGPPDLVVASAGVMLPSDVEDTRLDLWQRTIDVNLTGIAATLAATVPHLIAAAAEGRTADLVLVSSVGDRLAFPGYAFYSASKAAVTKLCHDLHLDLAPFGVRTLNLRPGLVASELQTNVTDAGRREALLQWLEEITALEPDDVAGPLVAALSLPRHVCISELTIVPTAQVDSL
- a CDS encoding helix-turn-helix transcriptional regulator encodes the protein MADVDSSLGAFLRARRARVDPSDLGLPVNGRRRTPGLRREEVASLAGVSVEYLIRLEQGRSSRPSTEVLDALARALRLDRTAHAHLRLLAGIAAPPPSPTAAVGTAVEALEALAPKPAYLMSPRLEVIAATPAARALLGPLGRQPTPSFPRWFFLDPASRDYHPDWATDAANCVAFLRSALHPDHDDPELEALVAELAAASADFRRLWDDHDVKPCATGYKRFAHPVVGSFTAAYESFRSFDQAVILVLYRPAGDERSRTAFELLTTVELDFA